The DNA segment CTTGGTGTTGACGACGCTTCCCTCAACAATGGGAAGCAGGTCGCGCTGAACGCCTTCACGAGATACGTCTGCGCTGTTCTGCTTGTTGGCGCCAGCACAGACTTTGTCGATTTCGTCGATAAAGATGATGCCGCCCTGTTCCACACGTTCCTTGGCAATTTCTGCCACGCGGTCGTGGTCGATGAGTTTTTCGCTTTCTTCCTGAAGCAGCACGTCATAGGCATCGCGCAGGTTCATGCGCTTTGTCTTTTTCTGCTGCGGCATGAAGCTGCTCATGACGTCGCGAATCTGGGAACCCATGTCATCCATGCCGGGCATGGCCATGATTCCAACGTTCGGGCCAGAGGCATTGACCTCGACCTCGACCTGACGGTCGTCCAGCTTGCCCTGACGCCACAGGGTACGCAGCTTGTCGCGAGTGGAGTCGTTTTTTTGCTCCTGCACCTGGCCGTCAGGACCAGCAGCATAGATGTCCTGCGGGGCAGGGGTGCTTTTGCCGGGGAGCAGCAGGTCAAGCAGGCGGTCTTCTGCGTGCTTTTCTGCCTTCACGTGAACGCGTTCGCCTTCTTCTTTGTGAACCAGATTGATGGCGATCTCCATGAGGTCGCGAATCATGGATTCTACGTCGCGGCCAACATAGCCCACTTCCGTGAACTTGGAGGCTTCGACCTTGAAGAACGGAGCGCCAGCAAGATTGGCGAGGCGGCGGGCAATTTCGGTCTTACCCACGCCAGTAGGTCCAATCATGATGATGTTCTTGGGGGCGATTTCGTCGCGCAGCTCAGGGGCAAGCTGCTGGCGACGCCAGCGGTTACGCATGGCAATGGCAACCATGCGCTTGGCTTCTTTCTGACCGATAATGTAGCGGTCAAGCTCTGAGACAATTTCTCTTGGGGTCAAAACTTGCACGTAAAAACTCCTCAAAGGGTGCGCGTGGCACCCGTATAGGCATTATTTTTTCTGGGATTCAACGATGATGTGATCGTTGGTGAAGACACAGATTTCAGCTGCAATTTCCATTGCTTTCTGCGCGATTTCTTCGGTGCTGAGATCGGTGTTGCGCTTGAGGGCGCGGGCTGCGGAAAGGGCGTATGCTCCGCCAGAACCAATGGCTGTAACGCCATCATCTGGGCTCATGACATCGCCGTTACCAGTGAGAATGAGGATGTTTTCTGCATCAGCGACGATCATGAGAGCCTCGAGCTTGCGCAGGTACTTGTCCATGCGCCACTCTTTGGCCAGCTCAACTGCTGCTCGGGTCAGGTTGCCGCCAAACTCTTCAAGCTTGGCTTCAAAGCGTTCAAACAGGGTGAACGCATCAGCTGTGGAACCAGCAAAGCCAGCCACAACTTTTTCGTGATACAGACGGCGAACCTTGCGGGCGCCGTGCTTGAGAGCCATGGTCTGGCCCAAAGTAACCTGTCCGTCACCAGCAATTGTCACGCCGTTATCGTCCTGAACGGCAACGATAGTCGTTCCTCGAATTTCCATTCTATCCTCGTACGTTGCGGGATGTGTGGGGCAATCTTTACCCCAATGAGGGCTCGGCGGGGGATTCAAAGAGCGTTTCCCCGGCTCGGAGCCAGATATTCATCTTGTCGCGAGAAAATATAACCATGCATGCGGATTTGACCAGACCTTGATCTAGAGATTTTTTGAGAGTTTTCAGGGCAATCTCTGCTGCATGCTCCACTGGGAAGTGATAGACGCCGCAGCTGATGGCCGGAAAATCCACAGACTGGCAACCAATTTGTCCCGCAATGAGTGCCGATTCCCAGTAGGCGGAGGCAAGCAGGGCATCTTCGTTTTGCGTGCCACCGTGCCAGACCGGGCCAACCGTATGAATGATGTATTTGGCCGAAAGCGCAAAGCCGGGCGTGAGCACAGCCTGACCCGCCGGGAGTTTTCCGCGCTCGCGAATG comes from the Desulfobaculum bizertense DSM 18034 genome and includes:
- the hslU gene encoding ATP-dependent protease ATPase subunit HslU produces the protein MQVLTPREIVSELDRYIIGQKEAKRMVAIAMRNRWRRQQLAPELRDEIAPKNIIMIGPTGVGKTEIARRLANLAGAPFFKVEASKFTEVGYVGRDVESMIRDLMEIAINLVHKEEGERVHVKAEKHAEDRLLDLLLPGKSTPAPQDIYAAGPDGQVQEQKNDSTRDKLRTLWRQGKLDDRQVEVEVNASGPNVGIMAMPGMDDMGSQIRDVMSSFMPQQKKTKRMNLRDAYDVLLQEESEKLIDHDRVAEIAKERVEQGGIIFIDEIDKVCAGANKQNSADVSREGVQRDLLPIVEGSVVNTKYGMIHTDHILFIAAGAFHLSKPSDLIPELQGRFPIRVELSSLGKDEFVRILKEPKNALTVQYKALLETEGLELEFTEDAVKEIAGYAERINEETENIGARRLYTILERVLQDLAFDAPDKSGQTITVDRDYVRAHLEEVVEDRDLSRYIL
- the hslV gene encoding ATP-dependent protease subunit HslV yields the protein MEIRGTTIVAVQDDNGVTIAGDGQVTLGQTMALKHGARKVRRLYHEKVVAGFAGSTADAFTLFERFEAKLEEFGGNLTRAAVELAKEWRMDKYLRKLEALMIVADAENILILTGNGDVMSPDDGVTAIGSGGAYALSAARALKRNTDLSTEEIAQKAMEIAAEICVFTNDHIIVESQKK
- a CDS encoding macro domain-containing protein; its protein translation is MSYKNCHSWKFCPGTLSICTGDITRSRADAIVNAANSQLAGGGGVDGAIHHAAGAEALHAACKDIIRERGKLPAGQAVLTPGFALSAKYIIHTVGPVWHGGTQNEDALLASAYWESALIAGQIGCQSVDFPAISCGVYHFPVEHAAEIALKTLKKSLDQGLVKSACMVIFSRDKMNIWLRAGETLFESPAEPSLG